One genomic segment of Streptomyces liangshanensis includes these proteins:
- a CDS encoding LuxR C-terminal-related transcriptional regulator, which yields MDVDRTTGGDVSPRLSVVLADDHLVVRAGMRLLLAQDPAFEIVAESATLPETFAAVERHHPSVLVLDLTLARQSSLRSIPDLLAASPRTRILVLTMQEDPAFAREALRAGATGYLLKEAAAEELLGAARQVGEGDTYVQPSLGARLAVTGPDLPGTGTDGALTAREVEVLSLLAQGHTNQEIARQAHVSVRTVETHRARIREKLGAETKADLVSAARERGLLA from the coding sequence ATGGACGTCGACCGCACCACCGGTGGGGACGTGTCGCCGCGCCTGAGCGTGGTGCTCGCCGACGATCACCTGGTGGTCCGCGCGGGCATGCGGCTCCTGCTCGCGCAGGACCCCGCGTTCGAGATCGTCGCGGAGAGCGCCACGCTGCCGGAGACCTTCGCCGCCGTGGAGCGGCACCACCCCTCGGTCCTGGTCCTGGACCTGACCCTGGCGAGGCAGTCGAGCCTGCGCTCGATCCCCGACCTGCTGGCCGCGTCGCCCCGTACCCGGATCCTCGTCCTCACCATGCAGGAGGACCCCGCGTTCGCCCGCGAGGCACTGCGCGCCGGGGCCACCGGATACCTGCTGAAGGAGGCCGCCGCCGAAGAGCTCCTGGGCGCGGCCCGCCAGGTCGGCGAGGGGGACACGTACGTACAGCCCTCCCTCGGCGCCCGCCTGGCCGTCACCGGACCCGACCTCCCCGGCACGGGTACCGACGGCGCCCTGACGGCGCGCGAGGTGGAGGTGCTGTCCCTGCTGGCCCAGGGCCACACGAACCAGGAGATCGCCCGGCAGGCGCATGTGTCCGTACGGACCGTCGAGACGCACCGCGCCAGGATCCGGGAGAAGCTCGGCGCCGAGACCAAGGCGGACCTGGTCTCCGCCGCACGTGAGCGCGGGCTGCTGGCATGA
- a CDS encoding TetR/AcrR family transcriptional regulator, translated as MAGRKQFDVDVALDRAMRVFWQQGYAGASVDLLGSATGLGRGSLYGTFGGKDALFRQCLDRYAAIYGARYERALAAHQDEPVRAMEAFLGVVLDRIADPDVPDGCLVAQSTAQSATLTEAGRARVMTLLGQQRIRVRAALAVSGADAQVVEDLSVFVVGVVQSLAVLSRAGTPDADLRAVVRLACTTVADTLARAAKRSECNGPR; from the coding sequence ATGGCGGGGCGGAAGCAGTTCGACGTCGACGTCGCCCTCGACCGGGCGATGCGGGTGTTCTGGCAGCAGGGGTACGCGGGCGCCTCCGTCGACCTCCTCGGCTCCGCCACCGGGCTCGGCCGCGGCTCGCTCTACGGGACCTTCGGCGGCAAGGACGCCCTGTTCCGGCAGTGCCTCGACCGCTACGCGGCCATCTACGGCGCCCGGTACGAGCGGGCCCTCGCCGCGCACCAGGACGAGCCCGTGCGCGCGATGGAGGCGTTCCTCGGCGTGGTCCTGGACCGCATCGCCGACCCGGACGTCCCCGACGGATGCCTCGTCGCGCAGTCGACCGCGCAGTCGGCGACCCTCACCGAGGCCGGCCGCGCCCGCGTCATGACCCTGCTCGGCCAGCAACGGATCCGCGTACGGGCGGCGTTGGCGGTCTCCGGAGCGGACGCCCAGGTGGTCGAGGACCTGTCGGTGTTCGTGGTCGGCGTCGTCCAGTCGCTCGCGGTACTGAGCCGGGCCGGCACCCCGGACGCCGACCTGCGCGCCGTCGTGCGCCTCGCCTGCACCACCGTGGCCGACACGCTCGCCCGCGCGGCAAAGCGTTCGGAGTGCAACGGGCCCCGGTGA
- a CDS encoding ATP-binding SpoIIE family protein phosphatase has protein sequence MTSGPDEPRTTTPATTSTDTPSTDPSHGLFRAARNLTGAAVPTLADVSSVDVLEQLLRGEAPPPGPVDGSELFRCAAFAATREDVARSTSAVGKASQFPDATPFRRSLSDLRPRLIRHLSHQSRWLARDPGRARMIREAGAHSLIVLPLTVRGVVLGLFVLYRLAGSNPFGEDSLREAARLAERAALSLDTVRRRIEEDALARLLRQSPGAEEPPVLSALEAVHGQYPAGAGAAHWYDVLPLSGARVALVVGTAAGSGVPAAVGMHQLRAVITTLSALDLRPDELLARLDDVVTRLDRRRPAPYRGPDGGAEPGTSCLYVIYDPTTERCVSARAGDSSVLVADPDGGVSAPPLAAHGGLGTDGEPFENTEFATPAGSTLVLRGEGGGGRAVPEGRSPYADGDADSGTDASAHPGTDTDVVADADDPTMERLREAMPHSAPHLPRLAALLLRHLPEDRRPPVLLARTRALGNKDVADLTLPPDPSAVSTARAWAGRRLTAWLLDDLADDTTLVVSELVTNAVRYSGGPIGLRLIRDEHVLICEVSDTSGAGPHPVRPRATDEGGRGLTIVGRLTAHQGTRYTSSGKTVWTEQPLPE, from the coding sequence ATGACCTCCGGCCCCGACGAACCCAGGACCACGACCCCGGCCACGACCTCCACCGACACCCCTTCGACAGACCCCTCCCACGGCCTCTTCCGAGCGGCCAGGAACCTCACCGGCGCCGCCGTCCCCACCCTGGCCGACGTGTCCTCCGTCGACGTGCTGGAACAGCTGCTCCGCGGCGAAGCGCCCCCGCCGGGCCCCGTGGACGGGAGCGAGCTGTTCCGGTGCGCCGCCTTCGCCGCGACACGGGAGGACGTCGCCCGGAGCACGTCCGCGGTGGGCAAGGCGAGCCAGTTCCCGGACGCGACGCCGTTCCGGCGGAGCCTGTCCGATCTGCGTCCCCGCCTGATCCGCCATCTGAGCCATCAGAGCCGGTGGCTCGCCCGCGACCCCGGACGGGCGCGGATGATCCGCGAGGCGGGCGCCCATTCCCTGATCGTGCTCCCGCTGACGGTCCGGGGCGTGGTCCTCGGGCTGTTCGTCCTGTACCGGCTGGCGGGGTCGAACCCGTTCGGCGAGGACAGCCTCCGCGAGGCCGCACGGCTCGCGGAGCGCGCCGCGCTGTCCCTCGACACGGTCCGCCGGCGGATCGAGGAGGACGCGCTGGCCCGGCTCCTGCGGCAGTCCCCCGGCGCCGAGGAGCCTCCGGTGCTCAGCGCGCTCGAAGCGGTCCACGGGCAGTACCCGGCCGGGGCCGGCGCCGCGCACTGGTACGACGTCCTCCCGCTGTCCGGTGCGCGGGTGGCTCTGGTGGTGGGGACGGCGGCGGGGTCGGGGGTTCCCGCCGCGGTCGGTATGCACCAGCTCAGGGCGGTGATCACGACGCTGTCCGCGCTGGACCTGCGGCCCGACGAGCTGCTGGCCCGCCTGGACGACGTGGTGACGCGCCTGGACCGGCGGCGGCCGGCGCCGTACCGCGGCCCGGACGGCGGGGCCGAGCCGGGGACCAGCTGTCTCTACGTGATCTACGACCCGACCACCGAGCGTTGTGTCTCCGCCCGGGCCGGCGATTCCTCGGTGCTGGTCGCCGATCCCGACGGCGGGGTCAGCGCCCCTCCCCTCGCCGCCCACGGCGGCCTGGGCACGGACGGCGAGCCGTTCGAGAACACCGAGTTCGCCACGCCCGCGGGCAGCACGCTGGTGCTGCGGGGTGAGGGCGGCGGCGGCCGGGCGGTGCCGGAAGGGCGTTCCCCGTACGCCGACGGTGACGCCGACAGTGGTACGGACGCCTCCGCCCACCCGGGCACCGATACCGACGTCGTCGCCGACGCCGACGACCCGACCATGGAACGGCTCCGCGAAGCCATGCCCCACTCCGCGCCCCACCTGCCCCGCCTCGCGGCGCTCCTGCTGCGCCACCTGCCCGAGGACCGGAGGCCTCCGGTCCTGCTGGCCCGTACGCGGGCGCTGGGCAACAAGGACGTCGCCGACCTGACCCTGCCGCCCGACCCGTCGGCCGTCTCCACGGCCCGCGCCTGGGCCGGCCGCCGGCTCACGGCCTGGCTGCTCGACGACCTCGCGGACGACACGACGCTGGTGGTCAGCGAACTGGTCACGAACGCCGTGCGCTACTCCGGCGGCCCCATCGGCCTGCGCCTGATCCGCGACGAGCACGTCCTCATCTGCGAGGTCTCCGACACCAGCGGCGCCGGCCCGCACCCGGTCCGGCCGCGGGCGACCGACGAGGGCGGGCGCGGCCTGACGATCGTCGGCCGGCTCACCGCGCACCAGGGCACCCGGTACACCTCGTCCGGCAAGACGGTCTGGACGGAGCAGCCGCTGCCGGAGTGA
- a CDS encoding helix-turn-helix transcriptional regulator, translating to MTGSTSEQHLRDLARLRRVRDRIDREYAQPLNVEALARGAHMSAGHLSRAFRTAYGEPPYAYLMTRRIERAMALLRRGDLSVTEVCFAVGCSSLGTFSTRFTELVGVPPSTYQRRTAGAAAEMPSCVSKQVTRPVRNREARASGRA from the coding sequence ATGACCGGATCCACCTCCGAGCAGCACCTGCGCGACCTCGCGCGGCTGCGCCGTGTCCGCGACCGGATCGACCGCGAGTACGCGCAGCCGCTGAACGTCGAGGCGCTCGCCCGCGGCGCGCACATGTCGGCCGGGCACCTGAGCCGGGCGTTCCGCACCGCGTACGGCGAGCCGCCGTACGCGTACCTGATGACCCGGCGTATCGAGCGCGCGATGGCACTGCTGCGGCGGGGCGACCTCAGTGTCACCGAGGTGTGTTTCGCGGTCGGGTGCTCGTCGCTGGGCACGTTCAGCACCCGCTTCACCGAGCTGGTCGGCGTGCCTCCCAGCACGTATCAACGCCGTACGGCGGGCGCGGCGGCGGAGATGCCGTCGTGTGTCTCGAAGCAGGTCACCAGACCGGTCAGGAATCGAGAAGCGCGGGCATCGGGCCGCGCCTAG
- a CDS encoding VOC family protein gives MDLTIHTTFLPHDDADASLAFYRDILGFEVRNDVGYGGMRWITVGPADQPGTSLVLEPPAADPGVTDDERRTIAEMMAKGTYVRVILATADVDATFAELQAAGAEVVQEPTDQPYGVRDCAFRDPSGNLIRINEVR, from the coding sequence ATGGACCTCACGATTCACACCACGTTCCTCCCGCACGACGACGCGGACGCGTCCCTGGCCTTCTACCGCGACATCCTCGGCTTCGAGGTGCGCAACGACGTCGGATACGGCGGGATGCGCTGGATCACCGTCGGCCCCGCCGACCAGCCCGGCACGTCCCTCGTCCTGGAGCCGCCGGCCGCGGACCCCGGCGTCACCGACGACGAGCGCCGCACCATCGCCGAGATGATGGCCAAGGGCACGTACGTGCGCGTCATCCTGGCCACCGCCGACGTCGACGCCACCTTCGCCGAGCTCCAGGCCGCCGGTGCCGAGGTCGTCCAGGAGCCGACCGACCAGCCCTACGGTGTACGGGACTGTGCCTTCCGCGATCCCTCGGGCAACCTGATCCGGATCAACGAGGTCCGCTGA
- a CDS encoding CoA-binding protein encodes MYGDDETIRDILTGTGDTWAVVGLSNNEERAAYRVAVKLRRIGKRVVPVHPKAEAVEGEQGYASLAEIPFPVDVVNVFVNSELAGDVADQAVALGAKAVWFQIGVTDEAAYDRTRAAGLRMVMDRSAGREITRLELL; translated from the coding sequence ATCTATGGTGATGACGAGACGATAAGGGACATCCTTACCGGAACGGGGGACACCTGGGCCGTGGTCGGCCTGTCCAACAACGAGGAACGGGCCGCCTATCGGGTGGCCGTCAAGCTGCGGCGGATCGGCAAGCGGGTGGTGCCGGTGCACCCCAAGGCCGAGGCGGTGGAGGGCGAGCAGGGGTACGCGTCGCTCGCGGAGATCCCGTTCCCCGTGGACGTGGTGAACGTGTTCGTGAACTCCGAGCTGGCGGGTGACGTCGCCGACCAGGCGGTGGCCCTCGGGGCCAAGGCGGTCTGGTTCCAGATAGGCGTCACGGACGAGGCCGCGTACGACCGGACCCGCGCGGCGGGACTGCGGATGGTCATGGACCGGTCCGCGGGACGCGAGATCACCAGGCTGGAGCTGCTCTGA
- a CDS encoding DinB family protein — MTPTRLVPLLEQFDFARERLGGRLAGPVMDSGDGSETAVGPLTDAEYLWEPVPGCWSVRRRTGGPGTRAAFLAGAGEWGRDAASYPHPWPPPFTTLAWRLSHLTEMLALRADHTAGGRTLTRDDHPVHGDAATAVAAFEEGAAAWRTALATADDTALDTVGYCTYPHGSDAEEPFVDIVWWVNQEVLHHGAEIALLRDLYRASGGGGAGAA, encoded by the coding sequence GTGACCCCCACGAGGCTGGTCCCCCTGCTGGAACAGTTCGACTTCGCCCGCGAACGCCTCGGCGGCCGCCTGGCGGGCCCCGTCATGGACAGCGGCGACGGTAGTGAGACCGCGGTCGGCCCCCTGACGGACGCGGAGTACCTCTGGGAGCCGGTGCCCGGCTGCTGGTCGGTCCGGCGGCGGACGGGCGGACCGGGCACGCGGGCCGCCTTCCTGGCCGGCGCGGGCGAGTGGGGCCGCGACGCCGCCTCGTACCCGCACCCGTGGCCCCCGCCCTTCACCACCCTCGCCTGGCGGCTGAGCCACCTCACCGAGATGCTGGCGCTCCGCGCCGACCACACGGCGGGCGGCCGCACACTGACCCGCGACGACCACCCCGTCCACGGCGACGCGGCGACCGCGGTCGCCGCCTTCGAGGAAGGCGCCGCGGCCTGGCGGACGGCGCTGGCGACCGCGGACGACACCGCGCTGGACACCGTGGGGTACTGCACGTATCCGCACGGCAGCGACGCCGAGGAGCCGTTCGTCGACATCGTGTGGTGGGTCAACCAGGAAGTGCTGCACCACGGGGCCGAGATCGCCCTGCTCCGCGACCTGTACCGGGCGAGCGGGGGCGGCGGCGCGGGCGCCGCATGA
- a CDS encoding sensor histidine kinase, with product MSELSRARAGKVVEAAGSFLLLITLAFEVAHHSLTVEFALCLAAGTSFLAAAVLSPEARRPWLAVISGISYVIAVALLVRMVEAPLLNGLHLVPLTLIACAAAIGRRSALRHRSLDREWSQARRDGEERERRHWARELHDDTLQELGAVQIVLTSAARSDRPGVMKEAIDQARRLVGNQITSLRHLIAELRPVALDQLGLRPALEALCRSTSDNFGVDAELRVAPRWDQLGAKLSPEAQAHVYRIVQEAVTNAVKHARPGRIRVDLDTDGHTLSTKVTDDGDGLTPAAAAALRAPARATVSGGVGMAAMRERADLLDARLTVHSTPGEGTDVTLEVPVHGLGVRLHRR from the coding sequence ATGAGTGAGCTGTCGCGGGCCCGGGCCGGCAAGGTCGTCGAGGCGGCCGGCTCCTTCCTGCTCCTGATCACGCTCGCCTTCGAGGTCGCCCACCACTCGCTGACCGTCGAGTTCGCGCTCTGCCTCGCCGCCGGCACCTCCTTCCTGGCGGCGGCCGTGCTCAGCCCCGAGGCCCGGCGCCCCTGGCTCGCGGTCATCAGCGGCATCTCGTACGTGATCGCCGTGGCCCTCCTCGTACGGATGGTCGAGGCGCCCCTGCTCAACGGGCTGCACCTCGTCCCCCTCACCCTGATCGCCTGCGCCGCGGCGATCGGACGCCGGTCCGCCCTGCGCCACCGCAGCCTCGACCGCGAGTGGAGCCAGGCCCGCCGGGACGGTGAGGAACGCGAACGGCGGCACTGGGCCCGCGAACTGCACGACGACACCCTCCAGGAGCTGGGCGCCGTACAGATCGTGCTGACCTCGGCGGCCAGGAGCGACCGCCCCGGGGTCATGAAGGAGGCCATCGACCAGGCGCGGCGCCTCGTCGGCAACCAGATCACCTCCTTGCGCCACCTCATCGCGGAGCTGCGCCCGGTCGCCCTGGACCAACTCGGCCTGCGCCCGGCCCTGGAGGCGCTCTGCCGGAGCACGTCGGACAACTTCGGCGTCGACGCGGAGCTGCGCGTGGCGCCGCGGTGGGACCAACTCGGCGCGAAACTGTCCCCCGAGGCGCAGGCGCACGTCTACCGGATCGTGCAGGAGGCGGTGACCAACGCCGTCAAGCACGCGCGGCCGGGGCGGATCCGCGTCGACCTGGACACCGACGGCCACACCCTCTCCACGAAGGTCACGGACGACGGCGACGGCCTGACTCCCGCCGCCGCGGCGGCCCTTCGCGCCCCGGCCCGTGCGACTGTCTCCGGAGGCGTGGGCATGGCGGCGATGCGCGAGCGCGCCGACCTCCTCGACGCGCGCCTCACCGTGCACTCGACACCGGGGGAAGGCACCGACGTCACCCTGGAGGTCCCGGTCCACGGGCTGGGCGTCCGGCTTCACCGGCGGTAG
- a CDS encoding GNAT family N-acetyltransferase, which translates to MDMRTVSFGHPDAVKLNDRVQLEYAERYGDEGDVTPLAPDMFDPPQGRYLIVYDEEGTPVATGGWRSQDKNEDGYSDGDAEIKRMYVTPEVRGRGLARRVLAALEEDARAAGRTRMVLETGTKQPEALALYASSGYEPCVKFGHYRFHELSLCYAKPLTAPAPATTAGHGTAHDTGAPAAG; encoded by the coding sequence ATGGATATGCGTACTGTTTCGTTCGGTCACCCCGACGCCGTCAAGCTCAACGATCGTGTCCAGCTCGAATACGCCGAGCGGTACGGCGACGAGGGCGACGTCACCCCGCTCGCGCCGGACATGTTCGACCCGCCCCAGGGCCGCTACCTGATCGTGTACGACGAGGAGGGCACCCCGGTCGCCACCGGCGGCTGGCGCAGCCAGGACAAGAACGAGGACGGCTACTCCGACGGTGACGCGGAGATCAAGCGCATGTACGTGACCCCGGAGGTGCGCGGGCGCGGCCTGGCCCGGCGGGTGCTGGCCGCCCTGGAGGAGGACGCGCGGGCCGCCGGCCGTACCCGGATGGTGCTGGAGACCGGCACCAAGCAGCCGGAGGCACTGGCCCTGTACGCGTCCAGCGGCTACGAACCCTGCGTCAAGTTCGGCCACTACCGCTTCCACGAACTGAGCCTCTGCTACGCGAAGCCCCTGACGGCCCCCGCGCCCGCCACCACCGCCGGACACGGGACGGCCCACGACACCGGGGCCCCGGCGGCCGGCTGA
- a CDS encoding glucose-6-phosphate dehydrogenase, whose protein sequence is MAKTNGERSATDSTSVPDSTRASDTLVVFGITGDLGRKMTLRSLYRLERRGLLDCRVIGVASTDMSTAQLVAYARETVAATGEQVEDAVFQRFAGRLTYVHGDVLDDALYAQLAREIGPGHRPLYYLEMPPALFAPIVERLGKADILGTACVAVEKPFGNDLESARELNARLRAVLDESQLLRVDHFLGKEPVIELEYLRFANPALAGLWDRNSVSAVQITMAEDFGVEDRGKFYDSVGALRDVVQNHLLQVLALVTMDPPTRADADSVRDKKAEILGAVRAADPEHCVRGQYAGYADVPGVAAGSTTETFTALRLEVENWRWADVPFFLRTGKKLPLRATEVRLLLRRAPRLACLPTPTQAEQNQIVLRIDPDPGLRVQLVGQGGDEAWRPINLNASFAPDVGEPFEPYERLLHSALTGDHRLFTREDSVEESWRIVQPLLDNPPEVHPYQPGSWGPEEAKRLVRGHPSWREPWTGPAR, encoded by the coding sequence ATGGCGAAGACCAACGGCGAACGGTCGGCGACCGACAGCACCAGTGTGCCCGACAGCACCCGCGCGTCGGACACCCTGGTCGTCTTCGGCATCACCGGGGATCTCGGCCGCAAGATGACGCTCCGCTCCCTCTACCGCCTGGAGCGGCGCGGCCTCCTCGACTGCCGCGTCATCGGGGTGGCGTCCACGGACATGTCCACCGCGCAGCTCGTGGCGTACGCGCGCGAGACCGTCGCCGCCACCGGGGAGCAGGTGGAGGACGCGGTCTTCCAGCGGTTCGCCGGGCGGCTGACGTATGTGCACGGCGACGTCCTGGACGACGCGCTCTACGCACAGCTGGCGCGGGAGATCGGGCCGGGACACCGCCCCCTGTACTACCTGGAGATGCCCCCCGCGCTGTTCGCGCCGATCGTCGAACGGCTCGGCAAGGCGGACATCCTGGGGACCGCGTGTGTCGCGGTGGAGAAGCCCTTCGGGAACGACCTGGAGTCCGCGCGCGAGCTCAACGCGCGGCTGCGCGCGGTGCTGGACGAGAGCCAGTTGCTGCGGGTCGACCACTTCCTCGGCAAGGAACCGGTCATCGAGCTGGAGTACCTGCGGTTCGCCAACCCGGCGCTGGCCGGCCTGTGGGACCGCAACAGCGTCTCGGCCGTCCAGATCACCATGGCGGAGGACTTCGGCGTCGAGGACCGGGGGAAGTTCTACGACTCGGTGGGCGCGCTCCGCGACGTCGTCCAGAACCACCTGCTCCAGGTGCTCGCGCTGGTCACGATGGACCCGCCGACCCGGGCCGACGCGGACAGCGTGCGCGACAAGAAGGCGGAGATCCTCGGCGCCGTCCGCGCGGCTGATCCGGAGCACTGCGTCCGGGGCCAGTACGCGGGGTACGCGGACGTTCCGGGGGTGGCGGCCGGGTCCACCACCGAGACCTTCACCGCGCTGCGGCTGGAGGTGGAGAACTGGCGGTGGGCCGACGTGCCGTTCTTCCTGCGCACGGGCAAGAAGCTGCCGCTGCGGGCGACGGAGGTACGGCTCCTGCTGCGCCGCGCGCCGCGGCTGGCCTGTCTGCCCACGCCGACGCAGGCGGAGCAGAACCAGATCGTGCTGCGCATCGACCCGGACCCCGGGCTGCGGGTCCAGCTCGTCGGGCAGGGCGGCGACGAGGCCTGGCGGCCGATCAACCTCAACGCCTCGTTCGCCCCGGACGTCGGTGAGCCCTTCGAGCCGTACGAGCGGCTGCTGCACAGCGCCCTGACGGGCGATCACCGGCTGTTCACGCGCGAGGACAGCGTCGAGGAGTCGTGGCGCATCGTGCAGCCGCTGCTCGACAACCCGCCCGAGGTCCACCCGTACCAGCCCGGTTCGTGGGGCCCGGAGGAGGCGAAGAGGCTCGTGCGCGGCCATCCGTCGTGGCGGGAGCCCTGGACGGGTCCGGCCCGCTGA
- a CDS encoding alpha/beta fold hydrolase: MNHPSPARPLTTPPVGPGSVSGVPDLPPGFAETFTSRYLDTGREVDTTPYPDPGAASAPGREPHPRALHLHAVTGGEGPPLLLLAGWPQTWYAWRLLMPALARHHQVVAVDPRGVGLSDKPVDGYDTGTLAADMVALMAALGHERFAMVGHDIGMWTGYALAADHPDRLDRLVVAEAAIPGLSPSPPLFGNRELNDRLWHFGFNRLAELNEVLVRGREHAFFSHQFATKAATPTALPPHAVQVYVDALAASPEALRSSFAFYRALGTTTEQNTRRKEHRLTLPVLTIAGADCSGELVGDTMRRAADHVESLILPNCGHYPAEEAPQATLTALTTFLTPYRERPARP, from the coding sequence ATGAACCACCCGTCCCCGGCCCGCCCGCTCACGACGCCGCCCGTCGGCCCCGGCTCGGTCTCGGGGGTGCCGGACCTGCCCCCCGGCTTCGCCGAGACCTTCACCAGCCGGTACCTGGACACGGGCCGCGAAGTCGACACCACCCCGTACCCCGATCCGGGCGCCGCCTCGGCCCCCGGCCGGGAACCCCACCCCCGCGCCCTCCACCTCCACGCGGTCACCGGCGGCGAAGGCCCTCCGCTGCTCCTCCTCGCCGGGTGGCCCCAGACCTGGTACGCCTGGCGCCTCCTCATGCCCGCGCTCGCCCGGCACCACCAGGTCGTCGCGGTCGACCCGCGCGGGGTGGGCCTCTCCGACAAGCCCGTGGACGGATACGACACCGGCACGCTCGCGGCCGACATGGTGGCGCTGATGGCCGCGCTCGGGCACGAGCGGTTCGCCATGGTCGGCCACGACATCGGCATGTGGACCGGGTACGCGCTGGCCGCCGACCACCCGGACCGGCTCGACCGCCTGGTCGTCGCCGAGGCCGCGATCCCGGGCCTGTCGCCGTCACCGCCGCTGTTCGGCAACCGCGAACTCAACGACCGCCTCTGGCACTTCGGCTTCAACCGGCTCGCGGAGCTGAACGAGGTGCTGGTCAGGGGCCGGGAACACGCCTTCTTCTCGCACCAGTTCGCCACGAAGGCGGCCACCCCCACGGCGCTCCCGCCCCACGCCGTCCAGGTCTACGTGGACGCCCTCGCGGCCAGTCCCGAGGCCCTACGGTCCAGCTTCGCCTTCTACCGCGCGCTCGGCACGACGACGGAGCAGAACACCCGCCGCAAGGAACACCGTCTGACGCTCCCCGTCCTGACGATCGCGGGAGCGGACTGCTCGGGCGAACTGGTAGGCGACACGATGCGCCGCGCCGCCGACCACGTGGAGAGCCTGATCCTGCCGAACTGCGGCCACTACCCCGCCGAGGAGGCCCCGCAGGCAACCCTGACCGCACTGACCACGTTCCTGACCCCGTACCGCGAGCGACCGGCCCGGCCATAG
- a CDS encoding EF-hand domain-containing protein gives MASTFQERKLRTVFAAFDADGDGYLREEDFRALVARWNRLPGVDPGTELRARVETLLMGWWAALLETGDANGDGAIDMGELLALVDKLPAMVADVTATAETVFDAIDANGDGVISPEEHRRLVETWNGRSADLTGVFELLDLNGDGHLSREEFALLWRQFWMSDDPAEPGNSLCGRVPGQREG, from the coding sequence ATGGCCAGTACGTTTCAGGAGCGCAAGCTCAGGACGGTGTTCGCCGCGTTCGACGCGGACGGCGACGGGTACCTGCGCGAAGAGGACTTCCGGGCGCTGGTCGCCCGCTGGAACCGCCTGCCGGGAGTGGACCCCGGGACGGAACTGCGCGCACGCGTCGAGACGCTGCTGATGGGGTGGTGGGCGGCCCTGCTGGAGACGGGCGACGCGAACGGGGACGGCGCGATCGACATGGGCGAACTGCTCGCCCTCGTCGACAAGTTGCCCGCCATGGTCGCCGATGTCACCGCGACCGCCGAGACCGTCTTCGACGCCATCGACGCCAACGGCGACGGCGTGATCTCCCCCGAGGAGCACCGCAGGCTGGTCGAGACCTGGAACGGCCGCTCCGCCGACCTGACGGGCGTCTTCGAACTCCTCGACCTGAACGGCGACGGCCACCTCAGCCGCGAGGAGTTCGCCCTGCTGTGGCGCCAGTTCTGGATGAGCGACGACCCGGCGGAACCCGGCAACTCCCTCTGCGGCCGAGTCCCCGGCCAGCGGGAAGGGTGA
- a CDS encoding maltokinase N-terminal cap-like domain-containing protein encodes MAIIHQVTLKPTKLELLAGWLPAQPWYAGTGDAAALAKAGGFRLDDPEGAVGIEFMVVTDRSGDEPVSYQVPLSYRGAPLDGAEHALVGTTEHEVLGRRWVYDGTHDPVLVAQLLALVGGEAQAQAQSVNETPDPTVTAFFAGSGGLGAIRSTSVTDGTYSTRLLVRTDGDGPDTTLTVRVHRVLRPGEGDAAARAGHALGYVSAPWLLPDGTTARDLFAVVESGA; translated from the coding sequence ATGGCGATCATCCACCAGGTGACACTGAAACCCACCAAGCTGGAGCTGCTCGCGGGCTGGCTGCCCGCACAGCCGTGGTACGCCGGCACCGGCGACGCGGCGGCCCTGGCCAAGGCGGGCGGCTTCCGGCTCGACGACCCGGAGGGCGCGGTCGGGATCGAGTTCATGGTGGTGACCGACCGGTCCGGCGACGAGCCGGTCTCGTACCAGGTGCCGCTCAGCTACCGCGGTGCACCCCTCGACGGCGCGGAGCACGCGCTCGTCGGCACCACCGAGCACGAGGTGCTGGGGCGGCGGTGGGTCTACGACGGGACGCACGACCCGGTGCTGGTCGCCCAACTGCTCGCCCTCGTCGGGGGCGAGGCGCAGGCACAGGCGCAGAGCGTCAACGAGACCCCCGATCCGACGGTCACCGCCTTCTTCGCGGGGAGCGGCGGCCTGGGGGCGATCAGGTCCACGAGCGTGACCGACGGGACGTACAGCACACGCCTCCTCGTACGGACGGACGGAGACGGCCCGGACACCACGCTGACCGTCCGGGTGCACCGCGTACTGCGCCCCGGTGAGGGCGACGCGGCCGCCCGCGCCGGACACGCGCTCGGGTACGTCTCCGCCCCCTGGCTCCTCCCGGACGGTACGACGGCACGCGACCTCTTCGCCGTGGTCGAGTCCGGCGCGTGA